From one Streptomyces chromofuscus genomic stretch:
- a CDS encoding acyl-CoA synthetase translates to MTPGHGSTVDGVLRRSARRTPARVAVEYRDRRWTYEELDDAVSRAANLLLGEGLAPGERVGAYGHNSDAYLIGFLACARAGLVHVPVNQNLTGDDLTYIVGQSGSRLVLADPDLAGRLPDGVRVLPLRDADGSLLARLPSAAPHDGPEARAEDLAQLLYTSGTTALPKGAMMTHRALVHEYLSAITALGLGAGDRPVHALPLYHSAQMHVFLLPYLAVGATNIVLDAPDGDRLFDLIENGRADSVFAPPTVWIGLANRTDFATRDLGGLRKAYYGASIMPVPVLERLRERLPHLAFYNCFGQSEIGPLATVLGPDEHQDRPASCGRPVLFVDARVVDEDGKEAPEGTPGEIVYRSPQLCEGYWDKPEETAEAFRDGWFHSGDLAVRDAEGYFTIVDRVKDVINSGGVLVASRQVEDALYTHDAVAEAAVVGLPDEKWIEAITAFVVPRGEVTEAELIAHARRNLPHFKAPKRVVLVDALPRNASGKILKRELRDRFGDGGVTSGAGPRSA, encoded by the coding sequence ATGACGCCCGGACACGGCAGCACCGTCGACGGGGTGCTGCGGCGCAGCGCCCGCCGCACCCCGGCGCGCGTCGCGGTGGAGTACCGCGACCGCCGCTGGACGTACGAGGAACTCGACGACGCCGTCTCCCGGGCGGCGAACCTGCTGCTGGGCGAGGGCCTCGCCCCCGGCGAGCGGGTCGGCGCCTACGGCCACAACTCCGACGCCTACCTCATCGGCTTCCTCGCCTGCGCCCGCGCGGGCCTGGTGCACGTGCCCGTCAACCAGAACCTGACGGGCGACGACCTGACGTACATCGTCGGGCAGTCGGGCAGCCGGCTGGTCCTCGCCGACCCGGACCTGGCCGGCCGACTGCCCGACGGGGTGCGGGTGCTGCCGCTGCGGGACGCCGACGGCTCGCTGCTCGCCCGGCTGCCGTCCGCGGCCCCCCACGACGGTCCTGAGGCCCGCGCCGAGGACCTGGCACAGCTGCTCTACACCTCGGGCACCACGGCCCTGCCCAAAGGTGCGATGATGACGCACCGCGCGCTGGTGCACGAGTACCTCAGCGCGATCACCGCCCTCGGCCTCGGCGCGGGCGACCGGCCGGTGCACGCGCTGCCCCTGTACCACTCGGCGCAGATGCACGTGTTCCTGCTGCCCTACCTCGCGGTCGGGGCGACGAACATCGTCCTGGACGCGCCGGACGGCGACCGGCTGTTCGACCTGATCGAGAACGGGCGCGCGGACAGCGTGTTCGCACCGCCGACCGTGTGGATCGGCCTGGCCAACCGGACCGACTTCGCGACCCGCGACCTCGGCGGCCTGCGCAAGGCGTACTACGGGGCGTCGATCATGCCGGTGCCGGTCCTGGAGCGGTTGCGGGAGCGGCTGCCGCACCTGGCGTTCTACAACTGCTTCGGCCAGAGCGAGATCGGCCCCCTGGCCACGGTCCTCGGGCCCGACGAGCACCAGGACCGGCCGGCCTCCTGCGGCCGTCCGGTGCTCTTCGTGGACGCCCGGGTCGTCGACGAGGACGGCAAGGAGGCGCCGGAGGGCACGCCCGGCGAGATCGTCTACCGCTCCCCGCAGCTGTGCGAGGGCTACTGGGACAAGCCGGAGGAGACCGCCGAGGCCTTCCGGGACGGCTGGTTCCACTCCGGCGACCTCGCGGTGCGGGACGCCGAGGGCTACTTCACGATCGTCGACCGGGTGAAGGACGTCATCAACTCCGGGGGCGTGCTCGTCGCCTCACGGCAGGTCGAGGACGCCCTGTACACCCATGACGCGGTCGCCGAGGCCGCCGTGGTCGGCCTGCCCGACGAGAAGTGGATCGAGGCGATCACCGCCTTCGTCGTGCCGCGCGGCGAGGTGACGGAGGCGGAGCTGATCGCGCACGCGCGCCGGAACCTGCCGCACTTCAAGGCACCGAAGCGGGTCGTCCTCGTGGACGCGCTGCCCCGCAACGCCAGCGGCAAGATCCTCAAGCGGGAGCTGCGGGACCGGTTCGGCGACGGCGGCGTCACCTCGGGCGCAGGTCCACGATCCGCCTGA
- a CDS encoding N-acetylmuramoyl-L-alanine amidase, producing MRGSPTDPRRAAGPRRAHRTVGAAACAALLLPLLGAAPSGARSDGPPDGRLQQAFEQAAVAYDVPRSVLLGVAYLQSRWDAHGGAPSVTGGYGPMHLTDARTALATTPHHSEGAEDPRGDDARPPLLPEAQLPQTTELPARLTTLSKAAELTGISAERLRTDPAANVAGGAALLAAAQRELGAPPSDDPADWYGAVARFSGADDTATAATYAGDVYDVLRAGQERRTDAGQLVTLAAQPELVPDTSQLRRTGLRPASAEGTECPATVSCEWIPAPYEEFGEGDYGNHDLGERPASQDIDYIVVHDTEGAWEGVLAMVQDPAYVSWNYSLRSTDGHIAQHVKAKDVAWHAGNWYVNAKSIGLEHEGFLASPDAWYTEAMYRSSARLVKYLAEKYDIPLDRQHILGHDNVPGPTTSTIRGMHTDPGPYWDWQHYFTLLGRPFGPTARAGGNIVTILPDYAANRPVYTGCTAQAEPCAVHGSSAVRLYSGPGETYPLIKDIGLRPGGEDSTTDVNDIGSRVSTGQQYAVAERQGDWTAIWYLGQKAWFRNPVQAPTAVPAKGRVVTPRDGLDSVPVYGRAYPEASAYPAGVPAQSVSPLPYQLLKGQKYVVGDKVPGEYYYAVTFATDAHRVVVGKDLYYEIQFGHRVAFVRAADVRPVS from the coding sequence TTGCGAGGATCCCCCACCGACCCCCGACGAGCCGCCGGGCCGAGACGCGCACACCGCACCGTCGGCGCCGCGGCCTGTGCCGCGCTGCTGCTGCCGCTGCTCGGCGCCGCCCCGTCCGGCGCCCGCTCGGACGGCCCGCCGGACGGCCGGCTGCAACAGGCCTTCGAGCAGGCGGCCGTCGCGTACGACGTGCCGCGGAGCGTGCTGCTCGGCGTCGCCTATCTCCAGTCCCGCTGGGACGCGCACGGCGGCGCGCCGAGCGTCACCGGCGGCTACGGCCCGATGCACCTCACCGACGCCCGTACGGCGCTGGCCACCACCCCGCACCACAGCGAGGGCGCGGAGGACCCGCGCGGCGACGACGCCCGCCCGCCGCTGCTGCCCGAGGCACAGCTGCCGCAGACCACCGAACTCCCGGCCCGCCTGACGACGTTGTCCAAGGCGGCCGAGCTGACCGGCATCAGCGCCGAGCGGCTGCGCACCGACCCGGCGGCCAACGTGGCGGGCGGGGCCGCGCTGCTCGCCGCCGCGCAGCGGGAGCTGGGCGCGCCGCCGAGCGACGACCCGGCGGACTGGTACGGCGCGGTGGCCCGGTTCTCCGGCGCCGACGACACCGCGACGGCGGCGACGTACGCGGGCGACGTGTACGACGTGCTGCGCGCCGGCCAGGAACGGCGCACGGACGCCGGTCAGCTGGTCACCCTGGCCGCACAGCCCGAACTCGTCCCCGACACCTCCCAGTTGCGGCGGACCGGCCTGCGCCCGGCGTCCGCCGAGGGCACCGAGTGCCCGGCGACCGTCTCCTGCGAGTGGATCCCGGCGCCGTACGAGGAGTTCGGCGAAGGCGACTACGGCAACCACGACCTGGGTGAGCGCCCGGCGTCGCAGGACATCGACTACATCGTCGTGCACGACACGGAGGGCGCCTGGGAGGGCGTCCTCGCCATGGTGCAGGACCCGGCCTATGTGTCCTGGAACTACTCGCTGCGCTCCACGGACGGCCACATCGCCCAGCACGTCAAGGCGAAGGACGTGGCCTGGCACGCCGGCAACTGGTACGTCAACGCCAAGTCGATCGGTCTGGAGCACGAGGGCTTCCTGGCCTCGCCGGACGCCTGGTACACGGAGGCGATGTACCGCTCGTCGGCGCGTCTGGTGAAGTACCTCGCCGAGAAGTACGACATCCCGCTGGACCGGCAGCACATCCTCGGCCACGACAACGTGCCCGGCCCGACCACCTCGACGATCCGGGGCATGCACACGGACCCGGGCCCGTACTGGGACTGGCAGCACTACTTCACCCTGCTCGGCCGCCCCTTCGGCCCCACGGCCCGCGCGGGCGGGAACATCGTGACGATCCTGCCGGACTACGCCGCCAACCGGCCGGTGTACACGGGCTGCACCGCCCAGGCCGAGCCGTGTGCGGTGCACGGCTCGAGCGCCGTGCGGCTGTACTCCGGGCCCGGCGAGACCTACCCGCTGATCAAGGACATCGGCCTGCGTCCGGGCGGCGAGGACTCGACGACCGACGTCAACGACATCGGCTCACGGGTCTCCACCGGCCAGCAGTACGCGGTGGCCGAACGCCAGGGGGACTGGACGGCGATCTGGTACCTGGGCCAGAAGGCCTGGTTCCGCAACCCGGTGCAGGCCCCGACGGCGGTCCCCGCGAAGGGCAGGGTCGTCACGCCGAGGGACGGCCTGGACAGCGTCCCGGTGTACGGCCGTGCCTATCCGGAGGCGTCCGCCTACCCGGCGGGTGTGCCGGCGCAGTCGGTGTCCCCGCTGCCGTACCAGCTGCTCAAGGGCCAGAAGTACGTCGTCGGCGACAAGGTGCCCGGCGAGTACTACTACGCGGTTACCTTCGCCACCGACGCGCACCGGGTCGTCGTGGGCAAGGACCTGTACTACGAGATTCAGTTCGGCCACCGGGTCGCGTTCGTCCGGGCGGCCGACGTGCGGCCGGTGTCGTAG
- a CDS encoding aminoglycoside phosphotransferase family protein: MYAASSSVSAPPRPLRPRPAAPASPRPGEPSLPGGGGPYLAPARPTAPVLGAGRTRRPAGLGTQPLSGRLDLSGPQGAQLRTAIASVHRICPEFAPVQVLRRSGRSVLLVGTTGRSTAVAKCLLDHSPAWAERIRHEIAAYRSFVRHRPPVRAPRLIAADPDNCTMVIERMPGRAAALQRHPSEPPPRADIRQALSAICRLNAWRPPAGTFAAPLDYAARISRYHELGLLTDRDLGDLQKLLHGIALAAGRQGMGQFCHGDALLSNMLLSPAGPVLVDWEHAGWYLPGYDLATLWSVLADAPAARRHISQIAQSAGPASRDAFLVNLMLVLTREIRTYETAVQRSMHDATPAAPGVAHQGAAPSGEEQRLLLRRLHDDCQLARRAVRAAVGTR, translated from the coding sequence ATGTACGCAGCATCGTCCTCCGTGTCCGCCCCGCCCCGGCCGCTGCGCCCGCGCCCCGCGGCTCCCGCCTCCCCGAGGCCGGGAGAGCCCTCGCTGCCGGGCGGCGGCGGCCCCTATCTCGCCCCCGCGCGCCCGACGGCCCCCGTGCTCGGTGCGGGCCGCACGCGGCGCCCCGCGGGGCTCGGTACCCAACCGCTCAGCGGGAGACTCGACTTGTCCGGCCCCCAGGGCGCCCAGCTGCGGACGGCGATCGCCTCGGTGCACCGGATCTGCCCGGAGTTCGCCCCCGTGCAGGTGCTGCGGCGAAGCGGACGGTCCGTGCTGCTGGTCGGCACCACAGGACGCAGTACGGCCGTCGCCAAGTGCTTACTGGACCACTCCCCCGCGTGGGCGGAGCGGATCCGCCACGAAATAGCGGCATACCGCTCGTTCGTCCGGCACCGCCCGCCTGTGCGGGCGCCCCGGCTGATCGCGGCGGATCCGGACAACTGCACCATGGTCATCGAGCGGATGCCGGGACGGGCCGCGGCGCTGCAGCGGCACCCGTCGGAGCCACCGCCGCGTGCGGACATCCGGCAGGCGCTCAGCGCCATCTGCCGGCTGAACGCCTGGCGGCCCCCCGCGGGCACGTTCGCCGCGCCGCTGGACTACGCGGCCCGGATCTCCCGGTACCACGAGCTCGGACTGCTCACCGACCGGGATCTGGGCGACCTGCAGAAGCTGCTGCACGGCATCGCGCTCGCCGCCGGGCGCCAGGGCATGGGCCAGTTCTGCCACGGCGACGCGCTGCTGTCGAACATGTTGCTCTCGCCCGCGGGACCGGTCCTGGTGGACTGGGAGCACGCCGGCTGGTACCTGCCGGGGTACGACCTGGCCACCCTGTGGTCGGTGCTCGCCGACGCCCCGGCGGCGCGGCGGCACATCAGCCAGATCGCCCAGTCCGCGGGGCCGGCCTCACGGGACGCGTTCCTGGTGAATCTGATGCTCGTACTGACCCGCGAGATCCGCACGTACGAGACGGCCGTGCAGCGTTCGATGCACGACGCGACCCCGGCGGCACCGGGAGTGGCCCACCAGGGTGCTGCGCCGTCCGGCGAGGAACAGCGGCTGCTGCTGCGGCGGCTCCACGACGACTGCCAGCTGGCCCGCCGGGCCGTGCGCGCGGCGGTCGGTACTCGCTGA
- a CDS encoding universal stress protein, with translation MSTLPVIAAFDGSPDSLRALDWAFDAARGRAAPLRVVHVRQYAVRVPADVAVARLPEPADDPVLARARAHVAQRADAPAVEYLGPEGTPAVVLPDLGAEAQVLVLGSRGRGGFARLLLGSNGLAAARDAECPVVVVPRPGREVDDAPPQEPGPRVVVGLNVDGPDDAALAFAFQEAALRRARLQAVAAYPWPVQLWAGAAGELLPTGIDQDAVENEARALAEGFLTPHRRRHPGVRAEARVVPGDAAANLVAYSLDAELVVVGRHRRRLLAPARLMGSVTHAVLLHAASPVAVVPPAPPEE, from the coding sequence ATGAGCACCCTGCCGGTCATCGCGGCGTTCGACGGTTCGCCCGACAGCCTGCGGGCCCTGGACTGGGCCTTCGACGCCGCCCGCGGACGCGCCGCGCCGCTGCGGGTGGTGCACGTCCGCCAGTACGCCGTCCGGGTGCCCGCCGACGTCGCGGTCGCCCGGCTGCCGGAGCCGGCGGACGATCCGGTCCTCGCCCGGGCCCGCGCCCACGTCGCCCAGCGGGCCGACGCACCGGCCGTGGAGTACCTCGGCCCCGAGGGCACCCCCGCCGTGGTACTCCCCGACCTGGGCGCCGAGGCCCAGGTGCTCGTGCTCGGCTCCCGGGGCCGGGGCGGCTTCGCGAGGCTCCTGCTCGGCTCCAACGGCCTCGCGGCCGCCCGGGACGCCGAGTGCCCGGTCGTCGTCGTGCCCCGGCCCGGCCGCGAGGTGGACGACGCCCCGCCGCAGGAACCGGGGCCCCGCGTCGTCGTCGGGCTCAACGTGGACGGCCCGGACGACGCCGCCCTCGCCTTCGCCTTCCAGGAGGCCGCGCTGCGCCGCGCCCGCCTCCAGGCGGTCGCCGCCTACCCGTGGCCGGTGCAGCTCTGGGCGGGCGCCGCCGGTGAACTGCTGCCGACCGGCATCGACCAGGACGCCGTGGAGAACGAGGCGCGGGCCCTCGCGGAGGGCTTCCTCACCCCGCACCGCCGGCGCCACCCCGGCGTCCGGGCGGAAGCACGCGTGGTCCCCGGCGACGCCGCCGCGAACCTCGTCGCGTACTCGCTGGACGCCGAGCTGGTCGTCGTGGGCCGGCACCGCCGCCGCCTGCTCGCCCCCGCCCGCCTGATGGGCTCCGTCACGCACGCCGTCCTGCTGCACGCGGCGAGCCCGGTCGCGGTGGTGCCGCCCGCGCCGCCGGAGGAGTGA
- a CDS encoding penicillin acylase family protein, which produces MRTRLRRFTLTAVALLTAATALPATAAPAQDRQEQHPSRGGLSAVVRYTEFGIPHVLARSHAGLGFGTGWAQAADQVCTLADGFLTVRGERSRYFGADAPSDPALSSATRNLSSDLYFRGVRQAGTVERLLAAPAPAGPSRAAKDLMRGFAAGYNAWLEQNRITDPACRDAAWVRPVTTLDVAARGYALAVLGGQGRGVDGITAAQPPTADRPTTAAPDADGTARAARELFAAESADMGSNAVAFSGATTANGRGLLLGNPHYPWQGGRRFWQSQQTIPGRLNVSGGSLLGTATVSIGHNARVAWSHTVATGVTLNLHQLTLDPADPTVYVVDGRPERMTERHVTVAVKDGPPVTRTQWWTRYGPVVTSLGASVPLPWTTTTAYALNDPNAANLRASDTALGFSRARSTDDVLATLRRTQGLPWVNTIAADSAGHTLFTQSQVLPRVTDELAARCSTPLGQVTYPSSGLAVLDGSRGDCALGRDAAAVQPGIFGPARMPVLEDAPYAENSNDSAWLTHAERPLTGYERVFGTIGTVRSLRTRGALQDVAAMAGRGGLTVRDLQAQQFADRVPAGDLAAADAAKACAALPGGTATGSDGKAVDVTEACRVLADWDRTMDTAGRGALLFDRFWRKLTARVPAARLWKVPFSASDPVHTPNTLDTSAPGFATALADAVAELRAAGIAPDSRLGEHQVVVRNGQRIPVPGGTESLGVWNKIEPVWDPVNGGYTEVSTGSSYIQAVGWDGGPCPVARTLLSYSQSSNPHSAHFADQTRLFSAERWVTSRFCEKDIRASPALRVVVVRERS; this is translated from the coding sequence ATGCGCACCCGCCTGAGACGGTTCACGCTCACGGCCGTCGCCCTGCTCACCGCCGCCACCGCGCTGCCGGCCACGGCGGCGCCCGCGCAGGACCGCCAGGAACAACACCCCTCGCGCGGCGGCCTGTCGGCCGTCGTCCGCTACACCGAGTTCGGCATTCCGCACGTCCTCGCGCGCAGCCACGCCGGCCTCGGCTTCGGCACGGGCTGGGCACAGGCCGCCGACCAGGTGTGCACGCTGGCCGACGGCTTCCTGACCGTACGCGGTGAGCGCTCGCGGTACTTCGGCGCCGACGCGCCGTCCGACCCGGCGCTGTCCTCGGCGACCCGCAACCTCTCCAGTGACCTGTACTTCCGCGGAGTGCGCCAGGCCGGCACGGTGGAACGGCTGCTCGCCGCTCCGGCGCCGGCCGGGCCGAGCAGGGCCGCGAAGGACCTCATGCGGGGGTTCGCGGCCGGCTACAACGCCTGGCTGGAGCAGAACCGGATCACCGACCCGGCGTGCCGGGACGCCGCCTGGGTGCGGCCGGTCACCACCCTGGACGTCGCCGCCCGCGGCTACGCCCTCGCGGTGCTCGGCGGCCAGGGCCGCGGCGTGGACGGCATTACAGCCGCGCAACCGCCGACGGCCGACCGACCGACGACGGCCGCGCCCGACGCCGACGGCACGGCGCGGGCCGCCCGCGAGCTGTTCGCGGCCGAGAGCGCGGACATGGGCTCCAATGCGGTCGCCTTCAGCGGCGCCACGACGGCCAATGGCCGTGGGCTGCTGCTCGGCAACCCGCACTACCCGTGGCAGGGCGGCCGCCGGTTCTGGCAGTCGCAGCAGACCATCCCCGGCCGGCTGAACGTCTCCGGCGGATCGCTGCTCGGCACGGCGACCGTCTCCATAGGTCACAACGCGCGGGTGGCCTGGAGCCACACCGTGGCCACCGGCGTCACCCTCAACCTGCACCAGCTCACCCTGGACCCGGCCGACCCGACCGTCTACGTCGTCGACGGCAGGCCCGAGCGGATGACGGAACGTCATGTCACCGTGGCCGTGAAGGACGGGCCGCCGGTGACGCGGACCCAGTGGTGGACCCGGTACGGCCCGGTGGTCACCTCGCTCGGCGCCTCGGTGCCGCTGCCGTGGACGACCACGACGGCGTACGCGCTCAACGACCCCAACGCGGCCAATCTGCGCGCCTCCGACACCGCCCTCGGCTTCAGCCGGGCCCGCAGCACGGACGACGTCCTCGCCACCCTGCGGCGCACCCAGGGCCTGCCGTGGGTGAACACGATCGCCGCCGACTCCGCGGGCCACACGCTGTTCACGCAGTCCCAGGTGCTCCCACGGGTCACCGACGAGCTGGCCGCGCGCTGCTCCACCCCGCTCGGCCAGGTCACCTACCCCTCGTCCGGGCTGGCCGTGCTGGACGGATCGCGCGGCGACTGCGCGCTCGGCCGGGACGCCGCCGCCGTGCAGCCGGGGATCTTCGGCCCGGCGAGGATGCCGGTGCTCGAGGACGCGCCCTACGCGGAGAACTCCAACGACAGCGCCTGGCTGACCCATGCCGAGCGGCCGCTGACGGGGTACGAGCGCGTCTTCGGCACCATCGGCACGGTCCGCAGCCTGCGCACGCGCGGCGCGCTGCAGGACGTGGCGGCGATGGCCGGGCGCGGCGGTCTGACGGTGCGGGACCTGCAGGCGCAGCAGTTCGCCGACCGGGTGCCCGCCGGGGACCTGGCCGCGGCCGACGCGGCGAAGGCCTGTGCCGCGCTGCCCGGTGGCACGGCGACCGGCAGCGACGGCAAGGCCGTCGACGTCACGGAGGCGTGCCGGGTGCTGGCCGACTGGGACCGCACGATGGACACCGCCGGCCGGGGCGCGCTGCTGTTCGACCGGTTCTGGCGGAAGCTCACGGCCAGGGTCCCGGCGGCCCGCCTGTGGAAGGTGCCGTTCTCCGCCTCCGACCCGGTGCACACGCCCAACACCCTCGACACGTCGGCCCCCGGCTTCGCGACCGCCCTCGCGGACGCCGTCGCCGAACTGCGGGCGGCGGGCATCGCACCGGACTCCCGGCTCGGTGAGCACCAGGTCGTCGTACGGAACGGACAGCGGATCCCGGTGCCCGGCGGCACCGAGTCGCTCGGCGTGTGGAACAAGATCGAGCCGGTGTGGGACCCGGTGAACGGCGGGTACACGGAGGTGTCGACCGGGTCCAGCTACATCCAGGCCGTGGGCTGGGACGGCGGTCCCTGCCCGGTGGCCCGCACCCTGCTGTCGTACTCCCAGTCCTCCAACCCGCACTCGGCCCACTTCGCCGACCAGACCCGGCTGTTCTCCGCCGAGAGGTGGGTGACGTCCCGGTTCTGCGAGAAGGACATCCGCGCCTCGCCCGCGCTCCGGGTGGTCGTGGTGCGCGAGCGCAGCTGA
- a CDS encoding DUF397 domain-containing protein, producing MAETTTQQQPLMGWDKPELDLSNAQWQSSSRGVGDVQIAFVEGFIAMRNSGRPESPSLIFTPAEWGAFVSGAREGEFDLT from the coding sequence GTGGCCGAGACCACCACCCAGCAGCAGCCGCTCATGGGCTGGGACAAGCCGGAACTGGACCTGAGCAACGCCCAGTGGCAGTCCAGCAGCCGCGGCGTGGGGGATGTGCAGATCGCCTTTGTCGAGGGTTTCATCGCCATGCGCAACAGCGGCCGCCCGGAGAGCCCCTCCCTGATCTTCACCCCCGCCGAATGGGGCGCGTTCGTGTCGGGTGCGCGGGAGGGCGAGTTCGACCTGACCTGA
- a CDS encoding alpha/beta fold hydrolase, with protein MPTFSAPDGTRLAHHLRGDGAPLVVLPGGPMRPSGYLGDLGGLAAHRRLVLLDLRGTGDSEAPADPATYRCDRLVADVEALRVHLGLDRMDLLGHSAGGSLAMLYAARHPDRVARLALITATPWALGMPATTEDRLAAARLRTGEPWFAAAYPAFERWLLQGGDFDPAFIPFFYGRWDEAAAAHARRDEEESNEEAADRYGAEGAYDPPATRAALATLTAPVLVYAGELDGGPRPGLARRTAEVFPNAEVAVQPGAGHYPWVDDPAWFAGRTADFFAANEKGA; from the coding sequence ATGCCCACCTTCAGCGCCCCCGACGGAACCCGGCTCGCCCACCACCTGCGCGGCGACGGCGCCCCCCTGGTCGTCCTGCCCGGCGGCCCCATGCGGCCCTCCGGCTACCTCGGCGACCTGGGCGGACTCGCCGCCCACCGCCGGCTGGTCCTGCTCGACCTGCGCGGCACCGGCGACTCGGAGGCGCCGGCGGACCCGGCGACGTACCGCTGCGACCGGCTCGTGGCCGACGTGGAGGCGCTGCGGGTCCACCTGGGGCTGGACCGGATGGACCTGCTCGGTCACTCGGCGGGTGGCAGCCTGGCCATGCTGTACGCCGCCCGGCACCCCGACCGGGTCGCACGGCTCGCGCTGATCACCGCGACGCCCTGGGCGCTGGGCATGCCGGCGACGACCGAGGACCGGCTGGCCGCCGCACGGCTTCGCACGGGCGAGCCGTGGTTCGCAGCGGCGTATCCGGCGTTCGAGAGGTGGCTGCTCCAGGGCGGCGACTTCGACCCGGCGTTCATCCCGTTCTTCTACGGGCGCTGGGACGAGGCGGCCGCCGCGCATGCCCGGCGGGACGAGGAGGAGAGCAACGAGGAGGCCGCGGACCGGTACGGCGCCGAGGGCGCCTACGACCCGCCCGCGACCCGCGCCGCGCTCGCCACGCTGACCGCCCCGGTCCTCGTGTACGCCGGCGAACTCGACGGCGGCCCGCGCCCCGGACTCGCCCGCCGCACCGCCGAGGTCTTCCCGAACGCCGAGGTCGCCGTGCAGCCCGGCGCCGGGCACTATCCGTGGGTGGACGACCCGGCGTGGTTCGCGGGGCGCACCGCCGACTTCTTCGCCGCGAACGAAAAGGGCGCGTAG
- the paaK gene encoding phenylacetate--CoA ligase PaaK gives MTETTELLDAGERLDAEELREVQLERLRAQLRHAYAHVPFYRESFDKAGVHPDDCRSLADLARFPFTTKADLREHYPYGMFAVPRERVRRIHASSGTTGRPTVVGYTDNDLSMWADMVARSIRAAGGRPGDTVHVAYGYGLFTGGLGAHYGAERLGCTVVPASGGMTARQVQLIQDLKPGVIMVTPSYMLTLLDEFERQGVDPRSTSLRVGIFGAEPWTEGMRREIEERFAIDAVDIYGLSEVIGPGVAQECVETKDGLHVHEDHFYPEVVDPVTGEVLPDGERGELVFTSLTKEAMPVIRYRTRDLTRLLPGTARTFRRMEKVTGRSDDMVILRGVNLFPTQIEEIVLRTPGVAPHFQLRLTREGRLDALTVRAEARPDAPAGTREDAARAIAAAVKDGIGVSVTVEIVEPESLERSVGKIRRIVDLRPR, from the coding sequence ATGACGGAGACGACGGAGCTGCTGGACGCGGGCGAACGGCTGGACGCGGAGGAGCTGCGGGAGGTGCAACTGGAGCGGCTGCGGGCACAGCTGCGGCACGCCTACGCCCACGTGCCCTTCTACCGGGAGTCGTTCGACAAGGCGGGCGTTCACCCGGACGACTGCCGCTCCCTCGCCGATCTGGCCCGCTTTCCCTTCACGACCAAGGCCGACCTGCGCGAGCACTACCCGTACGGGATGTTCGCCGTGCCACGGGAACGCGTCCGCCGGATCCACGCGTCGAGCGGCACCACGGGCCGCCCCACGGTCGTCGGGTACACGGACAACGACCTGTCGATGTGGGCCGACATGGTGGCCCGTTCGATCCGGGCGGCGGGCGGGCGGCCCGGTGACACGGTGCACGTGGCGTACGGGTACGGGCTGTTCACCGGCGGACTGGGCGCGCACTACGGCGCCGAGCGGCTCGGCTGTACGGTCGTCCCCGCGTCCGGCGGCATGACGGCTCGTCAGGTGCAGTTGATCCAGGACCTGAAGCCCGGCGTGATCATGGTGACGCCGTCGTACATGCTGACACTGCTGGACGAGTTCGAGCGGCAGGGCGTCGATCCGAGGAGCACCTCCCTGCGGGTGGGGATCTTCGGGGCCGAGCCGTGGACGGAGGGGATGCGGCGGGAGATCGAGGAGCGGTTCGCGATCGACGCGGTGGACATATACGGGCTGTCGGAAGTGATCGGCCCGGGGGTCGCGCAGGAGTGCGTGGAGACCAAGGACGGCCTGCACGTGCACGAGGACCACTTCTACCCGGAGGTCGTGGACCCGGTCACCGGTGAGGTGCTGCCCGACGGCGAGCGGGGCGAACTGGTCTTCACCTCGCTCACCAAGGAGGCCATGCCCGTCATCCGGTACCGGACCCGGGACCTGACGCGGCTGCTGCCGGGCACGGCCCGTACGTTCCGCCGGATGGAGAAGGTCACCGGCCGCAGCGACGACATGGTGATCCTGCGCGGGGTGAACCTGTTCCCCACCCAGATCGAGGAGATCGTGCTCCGCACCCCGGGCGTGGCCCCGCACTTCCAGCTGCGCCTGACCCGCGAGGGCCGGCTCGACGCGCTCACCGTCCGGGCGGAGGCCCGCCCCGACGCGCCCGCCGGGACACGCGAGGACGCGGCGCGGGCCATCGCCGCGGCCGTGAAGGACGGCATCGGCGTGTCGGTGACGGTGGAGATCGTCGAACCGGAGTCGCTGGAGCGGTCCGTGGGGAAGATCAGGCGGATCGTGGACCTGCGCCCGAGGTGA